The following proteins are encoded in a genomic region of Cryptomeria japonica chromosome 11, Sugi_1.0, whole genome shotgun sequence:
- the LOC131041324 gene encoding glutathione S-transferase F9 yields the protein MVVKLLGPAFASCSRRVLACLIEKDVEFEIVPLDLLNGEHKKPEFLALQPFGKVPAVQDGSLTLFESRAIVRYYAEKYAGQGTCLLGKTLEERALVEQWLEVEGQNFRPHGDAIVYQLFVAPIFNVPQDKALIESSAEKLGEVLDVYEGRLSKSKYLAGDFYSLADLSHLPSIEYILSATDKGYLIKNRRHVNAWWEDISSRSAWKKVLALGGYSGVN from the exons ATGGTTGTCAAGCTACTTGGACCTGCCTTTGCCTCCTGCAGCAGAAGGGTGCTCGCATGTCTGATAGAGAAAGATGTTGAGTTCGAAATTGTGCCTCTTGATCTATTGAATGGGGAGCACAAGAAACCAGAATTCCTCGCCTTACAA CCATTTGGAAAAGTTCCAGCAGTCCAGGATGGAAGTCTCACCCTGTTTG AGTCAAGGGCTATCGTAAGAtactatgcagagaaatatgcagGACAGGGGACTTGTCTGCTGGGCAAGACATTGGAGGAGAGAGCATTGGTTGAGCAATGGCTTGAAGTTGAAGGACAAAACTTTAGGCCTCATGGCGATGCAATAGTTTATCAGCTGTTCGTCGCCCCAATTTTTAATGTGCCTCAGGACAAGGCACTTATTGAGAGCAGTGCTGAAAAGCTAGGTGAGGTGTTAGATGTGTATGAAGGGAGGCTGTCAAAGAGCAAGTACTTGGCAGGAGACTTTTACAGCCTTGCTGACCTGTCTCATCTTCCATCTATAGAGTATATATTGAGTGCTACTGATAAGGGATATCTGATAAAGAATAGAAGACATGTGAATGCATGGTGGGAGGATATTTCCTCCAGATCTGCATGGAAGAAGGTTTTGGCTTTGGGAGGATATTCAGGAGTTAATTAA